One Oryza brachyantha chromosome 3, ObraRS2, whole genome shotgun sequence DNA segment encodes these proteins:
- the LOC102704038 gene encoding MLO protein homolog 1, translated as MAGGGGGRELPETPTWAVAVVCAVIVLISVAMEHGLHRIGHWFHKKDKKALAEALEKIKAELMLLGFISLLLTVAQTPITKICIPKSAANIMLPCKAGQDAIKSSKGNKDDRRRLLWLPVEEESHRRSLAGAAGADYCSKFDGKVALMSTSTIHQLHIFIFVLAVFHVTYCVITMALGRLKMKKWKKWELETNSLEYQFANDPSRFRFTHQTSFVKRHLGLSSTPGLRWIVAFFRQFFGSVTKVDYLTMRQGFINAHLSQNSKFDFHKYIKRSLEDDFKVVVGISLPLWFVAILVLFLDIEGLGTLIWISFVPLVILMLVGTKLEMVIMEMAQEIQDRATVIKGAPVVEPSNKYFWFGRPDWVLFFIHLILFQNAFQMAHFVWTLATPGLKKCFHENMGLSIMKVVVGLFIQCLCSYSTFPLYALVTQMGSNMKKTIFEEQTMKALMNWRKTAREKKKLRDADEFLAQMSGDTTPSRGASPTPSRGSSPVHLLHKHRVRSEAPASAPTSPGFAGEVRDMYPVAVPVAPVVVQSHAFNRQDPERRRAASSSSIQVDIADSDFSFSAQR; from the exons atggcggggggaggaggggggcgGGAGTTGCCGGAGACGCCGACgtgggcggtggcggtggtctGCGCCGTCATCGTGCTCATCTCCGTCGCCATGGAGCACGGCCTCCACAGGATCGGCCAT TGGTTCCATAAGAAGGACAAGAAAGCCCTGGCCGAAGCGCTCGAGAAGATCAAAGCAG AGTTGATGCTTTTGGGATTCATATCGCTGCTCCTCACCGTGGCACAAACGCCCATCACCAAGATATGCATTCCCAAGTCAGCTGCCAACATCATGCTACCGTGCAAGGCAGGTCAAGATGCCATCAAGAGCAGCAAGGGCAACAAGGACGATCGCCGGAGGCTTCTCTGGCTCCCCGTAGAAGAAGAGAGCCATCGCCGGTCgttggccggcgccgccggcgccgactaCTGCTCGAAATTCGAT GGCAAGGTGGCGCTGATGTCGACAAGCACCATCCACCAGCTGCACATATTCATCTTCGTGCTCGCTGTGTTCCATGTCACCTACTGCGTCATCACCATGGCTCTAGGGCGTCTCAAG ATGAAGAAATGGAAGAAATGGGAATTAGAGACCAACTCGCTGGAGTATCAGTTCGCAAACG ATCCTTCACGGTTCAGATTCACGCATCAGACATCGTTCGTGAAGCGGCATCTGGGACTGTCAAGCACACCTGGGCTCAGATGGATT GTGGCATTCTTCAGGCAGTTCTTCGGGTCAGTCACCAAGGTGGACTACCTGACCATGCGGCAAGGCTTCATCAAT GCGCATTTGTCGCAGAACAGCAAGTTCGACTTCCACAAATACATCAAGAGGTCATTGGAGGACGACTTCAAAGTTGTCGTTGGCATCAG TCTTCCATTGTGGTTTGTCGCAATCCTTGTGCTCTTCCTTGACATCGAGG GGCTTGGCACTCTTATCTGGATCTCTTTTGTTCCACTCGTT ATTCTCATGTTGGTTGGGACCAAGCTGGAGATGGTTATCATGGAGATGGCCCAGGAGATACAGGACAGGGCAACTGTGATCAAGGGAGCACCTGTCGTTGAACCCAGCAACAAATACTTCTGGTTTGGCCGACCTGACTGGGTCTTGTTCTTCATTCACTTGATACTGTTCCAG AATGCATTTCAGATGGCACATTTCGTATGGACTCTG GCAACACCTGGCCTGAAGAAATGCTTCCATGAAAACATGGGCTTGAGCATCATGAAAGTCGTAGTTGGGTTATTCATTCAGTGCCTATGCAGCTACAGCACCTTCCCTCTCTATGCACTCGTCACACAG ATGGGATCAAACATGAAGAAGACCATCTTCGAGGAGCAGACGATGAAGGCCCTGATGAACTGGAGGAAGACGGcgagggagaagaagaagctcaGGGACGCCGACGAGTTCCTGGCACAGATGAGCGGCGACACGACGCCAAGCAGAGgggcgtcgccgacgccgagccgCGGCTCGTCGCCGGTGCACCTGCTGCACAAGCACAGGGTGAGGTCGGAAGCTCCGGCAAGCGCGCCGACCTCGCCGGGGTTCGCCGGAGAGGTCAGGGACATGTATCCGGTGGCGGTGCCGGTGGcgccggtggtggtgcagTCGCATGCGTTTAACCGGCAAGACCCAGAAAGGAGGAGGGCGGCATCCTCGTCGTCCATCCAAGTTGACATCGCCGATTCTGATTTTTCCTTCAGTGCGCAGCGGTGA